In Halobaculum limi, one DNA window encodes the following:
- a CDS encoding transcription initiation factor IIB — MEGPSRQRQRETGESEKQSDETLSCPECSSDNVVMDADQGELVCDDCGLVLDERQIDRGPEWRAFNHSERQSKSRVGAPVTETMHDKGLTTTIDWKDKDAYGRSLSSEKRSQMHRLRKWQERIRTKDAGERNLQFALSEIDRMASALGVPRSVREVASVIYRRALKEDLIRGRSIEGVATAALYAACRQEGIPRSLDEVAEVSRVEQKEIGRTYRYISQELGLELKPVDPKQFVPRFASALNLSEETQAKATEIIDVSAEQGLLSGKSPTGFAAAAIYAASLLCNEKKTQREVADVAQVTEVTIRNRYQEQIEAMGFR; from the coding sequence ATGGAAGGTCCGAGCCGACAGCGACAGCGAGAGACCGGTGAGTCGGAGAAACAGTCGGACGAGACACTCTCGTGCCCGGAGTGTTCCAGCGACAACGTCGTTATGGACGCCGACCAGGGGGAGTTGGTGTGTGACGACTGCGGCTTGGTCCTCGACGAGCGTCAGATCGACCGCGGGCCGGAGTGGCGGGCGTTCAACCACTCCGAACGGCAGTCGAAGTCGCGCGTCGGCGCGCCCGTCACCGAGACGATGCACGACAAAGGGCTGACGACGACCATCGACTGGAAGGACAAAGACGCCTACGGGCGCAGTCTCTCCTCGGAGAAGCGGTCGCAGATGCACCGCCTCCGCAAGTGGCAAGAGCGGATTCGGACGAAAGACGCCGGCGAGCGTAACCTCCAGTTCGCGCTGTCTGAGATCGACCGGATGGCCTCCGCGCTGGGCGTTCCCCGCTCGGTACGGGAGGTCGCCTCCGTCATCTATCGCCGCGCGCTGAAAGAGGACCTCATCCGCGGGCGCTCCATCGAGGGCGTCGCGACGGCGGCGCTGTACGCCGCCTGCCGACAGGAGGGCATCCCCCGCTCCCTCGACGAGGTCGCCGAGGTCTCGCGTGTCGAACAGAAAGAGATCGGTCGGACCTACCGCTACATCTCCCAGGAACTCGGTCTCGAACTCAAGCCGGTCGACCCCAAGCAGTTCGTCCCCCGCTTCGCCTCCGCGCTCAACCTCAGCGAGGAGACGCAGGCGAAAGCGACCGAGATCATCGACGTCTCCGCCGAACAGGGTCTCCTCTCTGGCAAGTCACCCACCGGGTTCGCGGCCGCCGCTATCTACGCCGCCTCGCTGCTGTGCAACGAGAAGAAGACCCAACGCGAGGTCGCAGACGTCGCACAGGTGACGGAAGTCACCATCCGCAATCGGTATCAAGAACAGATCGAAGCGATGGGCTTCCGCTGA